In Cicer arietinum cultivar CDC Frontier isolate Library 1 chromosome 7, Cicar.CDCFrontier_v2.0, whole genome shotgun sequence, a single window of DNA contains:
- the LOC101497897 gene encoding histone-lysine N-methyltransferase SUVR5-like translates to MVLLPYSGVENAEESDCSNKPNQGTAYAYSGELICVQNKEYLVFEDDKMNEPGLTSENTPSTVEMIESESPNNNRVSFFKWLAKDEPTAVWFKWRGEWQAGIKCGRADWSLSALKSKPSSDQMKYVLIFSLDTRDLSWADILNVESIDKFPQPIPYKTHEEGLQMVKDLTIARRFQMQKLAVDMLSIVDQFHSNALVETARDVMVWKQFAMEASHCHGYSDLGRMLQSLQNSILQNYIKADWILYSYKSWAERCKNANSAILVELLKEELYVSILWNDVNNLWDAALAQPKLGSEWKAWKNDVMKWFSIFPSFSRNKDMMQQDASNGLHQVSLQVCRKRPKLTVRRADTLPSMVDSLSALAAVNSELEDIVEVPVLTDIPGNLNTHWKEIVVEPTYSEIMLSNGTESRPMEEIPVQNVVESGTENQQCQAHIEVTGRPDVRPVVGGDEMAVPKFVESGNKNAQCQAYIEAKGRQCVRPVVGGDIYCCVHFSERVLGGSRKTERPVTIVTPICSGTTIAGTRCKHHSLPGFLFCKKHQNETSNSSHNTLKRKIDESCSGSNGLICKDNVLVNDGSPLQIDSVSDDDDSFSGRNNLGELLMLSGNDYHVMEALQCIGSPHYGNGNEDSCFEAPKWYSLYCEKHLPNWLKNATNGKSRIISNEVFTDNLTGCSSLEQKVHLHKACMIFYKLFRSILSQKNLESNEARFQWALAEASKETSVGDFFYKLVHSEKERIKLTWGFDGDVNATSLMEGLSRLRSASMNDNAIKCKICFAEFSDDQTLCNHWMENHKKEAEWLFRGYACAICLDSFANKKLLESHVKERHRVEFVEQCLLFLCIPCGGHFGNMEELLLHVVSAHPVEFKPSKAHPSPERQTLSTSDDSLELIEQGNEAPLDNNNSENQDSLRKFCCRFCGMKFNLLPDLGRHHQATHMDRNLASRRLARREVRHYAHRLKSGRISHPKFKKGLSEASYRGIRNRANANLKRKNKETRLLEVGETSTQPHVNETENIGHPEDCKYSLIVKILLSEIHKIKPRPNNIDILSIARSSCCKVNLKASLEENFGTFPESFYARAAKLCSENGIQVNWHQKEFICLRGCNASNDENLIPRLALPSNDQMMQNSVNISDIAINELEKNEFHCIVNMHTLKFGSLQNDIVLCDDISFGKESTPVICVLDQEILNSLFEQDVSLSMPWESFTYVTKPMLDRSLTLYSQSLHLRCSCSSSTCCHETCDHIYLFDNDYDDAKDIFGKPMRGRFPYNENGRIILEEGYLVYECNHMCKCDKTCPNRILQNGVQVKLEVFKTEKKGWAVRAGEAIPHGTFVCEFIGEVIGEQEALKRCERYGKEHCSYLYDIDAHVNDIGRLIGEQARYVIDSTTYGNVSRFINNSCSPNLVNYQVLVESMDCERSHIGLYASRDIALGEELTYNYHYELVPGEGSPCLCGSSKCRGRLY, encoded by the exons ATGGTATTGCTTCCTTACTCTGGTGTTGAAAATGCTGAGGAATCAGATTGTTCTAATAAGCCAAATCAAGGAACAGCTTATGCATACTCTGGAGAACTTATTTGTGTTCAAAATAAGGAATACTTAGTATTTGAAGATGATAAAATGAATGAACCTGGTTTAACATCTGAGAACACTCCCTCAACTGTGGAAATGATTGAAAGTGAATCACCAAACAACAATAGagtgtcatttttcaaatggtTGGCGAAGGATGAGCCTACGGCAGTGTGGTTCAAg TGGAGAGGGGAATGGCAGGCAGGCATCAAATGTGGAAGGGCAGACTGGTCATTATCAGCTTTGAAATCAAAACCAAGTTCTGACCAGATGAAATATGTTCTGATTTTTTCTTTAGACACAAGGGATTTGTCTTGGGCTGATATACTTAATGTTGAATCAATTGATAAGTTTCCTCAGCCTATACCATACAAAACTCATGAGGAAGGATTGCAAATGGTAAAAGACTTGACTATTGCACGACGCTTTCAAATGCAAAAGCTAGCTGTCGACATGCTGAGCATTGTTGATCAGTTTCATTCTAAT GCTTTGGTCGAAACAGCTCGCGATGTGATGGTTTGGAAGCAGTTTGCTATGGAGGCTTCTCATTGTCATGGTTATTCAGATCTTGGAAGAATGCTTCAAAGCCTGCAAAAT AGCATATTGCAGAACTACATAAAGGCTGATTGGATACTGTATTCGTATAAGTCTTGGGCTGAACGATGCAAGAATGCAAATAGTGCTATATTAGTAGAGCTGCTGAAGgag GAATTGTATGTTTCAATTTTGTGGAATGATGTCAACAATCTCTGGGATGCTGCACTGGCACAACCAAAATTAGGTTCTGAGTGGAAAGCATGGAAGAATGATGTAATGAAATGGTTTTCCATATTTCCATCCTTTTCTAGGAACAAGGACATGATGCAGCAGGATGCTTCTAATGGTTTGCACCAAGTAAGCCTTCAGGTTTGCCGAAAAAGGCCTAAACTCACAGTTCGTCGTGCAGATACACTTCCTTCAATGGTTGACTCATTGAGTGCATTAGCAGCTGTTAATTCTGAACTGGAAGATATTGTGGAGGTACCTGTGTTAACTGATATACCTGGTAATTTGAACACTCATTGGAAGGAAATCGTAGTTGAGCCGACATATTCTGAGATCATGCTAAGCAATGGAACAGAATCAAGGCCTATGGAGGAAATTCCTGTTCAAAATGTTGTAGAATCTGGTACCGAGAATCAACAATGTCAAGCACATATCGAAGTGACGGGAAGGCCGGACGTGAGACCGGTTGTTGGTGGTGATGAAATGGCTGTTCCAAAATTTGTAGAATCTGGTAATAAGAATGCACAATGTCAAGCGTATATCGAAGCCAAGGGAAGACAGTGCGTAAGACCTGTAGTTGGTGGTGATATATACTGTTGTGTGCATTTCTCGGAGCGGGTTTTAGGCGGTTCGAGAAAAACTGAAAGACCTGTTACAATTGTTACTCCAATATGTAGTGGTACAACTATTGCCGGTACTAGATGTAAGCATCATTCACTTCCCGGTTTCTTGTTCTGTAAGAAACACCAAAACGAGACCTCAAATTCAAGCCATAATACACTGAAGAGGAAAATTGATGAAAGTTGCAGTGGTTCAAATGGTTTGATCTGCAAAGACAATGTGTTGGTAAATGATGGAAGTCCATTGCAAATTGATTCGGTGTCCGACGATGATGATTCTTTCTCCGGAAGAAACAACTTAGGTGAGTTGCTCATGCTGTCTGGAAATGATTATCATGTAATGGAGGCTCTTCAATGTATAGGCTCTCCTCACTATGGTAATGGTAATGAAGATTCTTGTTTTGAAGCACCAAAATGGTATTCCTTATACTGCGAAAAGCACTTACCAAACTGGCTTAAGAATGCAACAAATGGGAAGAGTAGGATAATATCAAATGAAGTGTTCACTGATAACTTAACTGGCTGTTCCTCTCTGGAGCAAAAGGTGCATCTGCATAAAGCGTGCATGATTTTTTACAAACTATTCAGAAGCATTTTGTCACAAAAAAACCTCGAATCTAACGAAGCTCGATTCCAATGGGCTTTGGCTGAAGCCTCAAAAGAGACTAGTGTTGGAGACTTTTTTTATAAGTTGGTTCATAGTGAAAAGGAGAGGATTAAATTGACTTGGGGATTCGATGGCGACGTGAATGCAACCTCGCTCATGGAAGGACTATCTCGCCTTCGTTCGGCCTCAATGAATGATAATGCGATCAAGTGTAAGATCTGCTTTGCAGAATTTTCTGATGATCAAACACTTTGTAACCATTGGATGGAAAATCATAAAAAGGAAGCAGAGTGGCTATTCAGAGGTTATGCTTGTGCAATTTGTTTGGATTCCTTTGCCAACAAGAAACTACTGGAATCACATGTTAAGGAAAGACACCGTGTCGAGTTTGTTGAACAATGCTTGCTTTTCCTATGTATTCCTTGTGGTGGTCATTTTGGAAATATGGAGGAATTATTGTTGCATGTTGTGTCAGCCCATCCTGTTGAATTTAAGCCATCGAAAGCTCATCCTAGTCCCGAGCGGCAAACTTTGTCTACCAGTGATGATTCTCTCGAACTCATTGAGCAGGGAAATGAAGCTCCTTTGGACAATAACAATTCTGAGAATCAGGACAGTTTGCGGAAGTTTTGCTGCAGGTTTTGTGGgatgaaatttaatttactacCTGATCTCGGTCGCCATCATCAAGCTACTCATATGGATCGCAATTTAGCTAGCAGGCGCTTGGCAAGGAGAGAAGTCCGTCATTATGCTCACCGATTGAAATCGGGCCGAATCAGCcatcctaaatttaaaaaaggtTTGTCAGAAGCATCATATAGGGGGATCAGGAATAGGGCTAATGCGaatttgaagagaaaaaataagGAAACAAGGTTACTTGAGGTAGGGGAAACATCCACGCAGCCTCATGTAAACGAGACAGAAAATATCGGTCACCCAGAAGACTGTAAATACTCACTAATTGTAAAGATTTTGCTTTCTGAGATTCATAAGATTAAACCTCGGCCgaacaatattgatattttatcaattgcTCGCTCTTCATGCTGCAAAGTCAATCTTAAAGCCTCACTAGAGGAAAATTTTGGAACATTCCCTGAAAGTTTCTATGCGAGGGCTGCAAAACTTTGCAGTGAGAATGGTATTCAAGTGAATTGGCATCAGAAAGAGTTTATTTGTCTAAGAGGTTGTAATGCATCGAACGATGAAAATCTGATCCCTCGGTTAGCATTACCTTCTAATGACCAGATGATGCAAAATTCTGTAAATATATCGGATATTGCAATCAATGAGTTGGAGAAAAACGAGTTTCACTGCATCGTAAATATgcacactttaaaatttggTTCACTGCAAAATGATATAGTATTATGCGATGACATAAGCTTTGGGAAGGAATCAACTCCAGTAATTTGTGTATTAGATCAAGAAATTCTTAATTCTCTTTTTGAGCAAGATGTAAGTCTTTCTATGCCTTGGGAGAGCTTCACCTATGTTACGAAACCGATGCTTGATCGATCACTCACTCTTTATTCTCAG AGTCTGCATCTGAGATGCTCTTGCTCATCTTCGACCTGCTGTCATGAAACGTGTGATCACATATATCTTTTTGATAATGATTATGATGATGCAAAAGACATATTCGGGAAACCGATGCGTGGAAGGTTCCCATACAATGAAAATGGTCGAATCATATTGGAG GAAGGTTATCTTGTGTACGAATGTAACCACATGTGCAAATGCGATAAAACCTGTCCAAACCGAATATTGCAGAATGGAGTTCAGGTTAAATTGGAAGTCtttaaaacagagaaaaag GGATGGGCTGTAAGGGCTGGCGAGGCTATTCCGCACGGCACATTTGTGTGCGAGTTCATTGGAGAAGTTATAGGAGAGCAAGAGGCACTGAAAAGATGCGAAAG ATATGGAAAAGAACATTGCAGTTATTTGTATGACATTGATGCTCATGTTAATGATATCGGTAGATTGATCGGAGAACAAGCTCGATATGTCATCGATTCTACTACATATGGAAATGTGTCTAGGTTCATCAATAACAG CTGTTCACCCAATCTTGTCAATTACCAAGTTCTTGTAGAGAGCATGGATTGTGAGCGCTCACATATCGGTCTTTATGCGAGTCGAGAT ATTGCTTTGGGTGAAGAGTTGACATACAATTATCACTATGAGCTTGTACCCGGAGAAGGATCGCCTTGTCTTTGTGGATCTTCGAAGTGTCGCGGACGCCTGTACTAG
- the LOC101498217 gene encoding uncharacterized protein, which produces MRMETSRRLFNLCSLLMSTLFAYSASVQLNDPDWYFWFPLYSCACLINLTNFIITTKLNKSIERIVLWVGILLCSKVVVEDFLYEIAGFWSLDLSERVVREKIGSIFVVISIILQMEAASNIHKDISNIVKYGMVILVVFSYMLPFVFFVVLKGEIK; this is translated from the exons ATGAGAATGGAAACATCACGAAGGTTATTCAATTTATGTTCTTTACTAATGTCTACACTTTTTGCATACTCAGCCTCTGTTCAATTAAATGACCCTG ATTGGTATTTTTGGTTTCCACTCTATTCATGCGCCTGCCTCATTAATCTCACAAACTTCATCATAACAACCAAACTCAACAAATCAATCGAAAGAATTGTTCTATGGGTTGGAATATTGTTGTGTAGCAAAGTTGTGGTTGaagattttttatatgaaatagCTGGGTTTTGGTCATTGGATCTAAGTGAGAGAGTTGTTAGGGAGAAAATAGGAAGCATATTTGTTGTCATATCCATAATCTTGCAGATGGAAGCTGCATCTAATATTCATAAGGATATTTCAAACATTGTAAAATATG GGATGGTGATCTTGGTTGTTTTTAGCTACATGTTACCCTTTGTCTTCTTTGTGGTCCTAAAAGGAGAAATTAAGTGA